The Xenopus laevis strain J_2021 chromosome 5L, Xenopus_laevis_v10.1, whole genome shotgun sequence genome has a segment encoding these proteins:
- the LOC121393889 gene encoding traf2 and NCK-interacting protein kinase-like, translating into MSCKPSKILELGDFVGGGACAKVYKGHHLETNDTVAIKVLSKKMNTNEEINREIQILKNYSKHENIVSFYGEYSETMGEVWIAMEYCGGGSIKDLITNTPTRTLPETWIAYIIREVLKALKYLHKNLVVHRDLKGVNIALTEDASVRLIDFGLSKKLEGRFDSFEEPVGTPYYFAPEMWKCIFSNASYGCKCDIWSLGITAIVMAEGMDTLGLFCGLRSNPPTLRVKSKWSTEFNSFLGLCLKKNPEVRGSAEQLLKHPFVRDLQNVEMVRAEIQSQIYRVKKAKSEKEQSKRKSVAAIKAFHRNNLRVSNAKNLNPEDHTSSAIVEGLLEEEVEPEAKKDATDSKELASQADIESANTEEPVSKGKNEASDADKLAQQTEDASCNGEEKITKCNKEISDAAKLGSQAEDNSDTDEELFLDALEQLFNSDFTRKTETAASTEDQVMEILKTPNEAKEEGQRKAEEVIYKAMAIFYLLSFAVFLSGFAFGFLK; encoded by the exons aaACCTAGTAAAATACTAGAGCTAGGAGATTTTGTTGGAGGAGGTGCATGTGCCAAGGTTTACAAG ggtcaTCATCTTGAAACCAATGATACAGTGGCCATCAAAGTTCTCAGTAAGAAAATG AATACTAATGAGGAAATCAACCGCGAGATTCAAATCCTCAAGAACTACTCTAAGCACGAGAACATAGTATCATTCTATGGAGAGTATTCAGAAACGATGGGTGAAGTATGG ATTGCAATGGAATATTGTGGAGGCGGCAGCATTAAAGACCTTATAACGAATACACCCACAAGGACACTTCCTGAGACTTGGATTGCCTACATCATTCGGGAAGTCTTAAAG GCCTTGAAATATCTACACAAGAATCTCGTGGTGCACCGTGACCTAAAAGGCGTTAATATCGCACTGACTGAAGATGCGAGTGTTCGTTTGA TTGATTTTGGTCTCAGTAAGAAGCTGGAGGGTCGATTTGATTCCTTTGAAGAGCCAGTTGGAACACCTTATTATTTTGCTCCAGAGATGTGGAAGTGCATATTTAGCAATGCATCGTAtggttgcaag TGCGACATATGGTCTTTGGGGATTACGGCCATTGTAATGGCAGAAGGAATGGACA caCTGGGTTTATTTTGTGGCTTACGCAGTAATCCTCCCACATTAAGAGTTAAAAGCAAATG GTCTACTGAATTCAACTCCTTTTTGGGTCTCTGTCTTAAAAAGAACCCAGAAGTTAGAGGAAGTGCCGAACAGCTACTTAAACACCCATTTGTGAGGGACCTACAGAATGTAGAGATGGTCAGAGCAGAGATTCAGAGTCAGATCTATAGGGTCAAGAAAGCCAAATCGGAGAAAG AACAATCTAAACGTAAATCGGTGGCTGCCATTAAAGCTTTCCATCGGAACAACCTGCGCGTATCTAATGCTAAGAATCTGAATCCGGAAGATCATACAAGCTCAGCTATTGTTGAGGGCCTACTAGAAGAGGAAGTAGAGCCAGAAGCAAAAAAAGATGCTACAGATTCCAAAGAGTTGGCCTCACAAGCTGATATTGAATCAGCAAATACTGAGGAACCCGTTTCAAAAGGCAAAAATGAGGCAAGTGACGCTGACAAATTGGCTCAACAAACTGAAGACGCCTCATGCAATGGTGAGGAAAAGATCACCAAGTGCAATAAAGAGATATCTGATGCTGCAAAGCTGGGCTCACAGGCCGAAGATAACTCAGATACAGATGAAGAACTATTCCTAGATGCTCTTGAACAGTTATTCAACTCGGATTTCACCCGAAAAACTGAAACTGCAGCCAGTACTGAGGATCAAGTCATGGAGATCCTAAAGACCCCAAATGAAGCTAAAGAAGAAGGCCAAAGAAAAGCTGAAGAGGTCATATACAAAGCAATGGCCATATTTTACTTATTGAGTTTTGCTGTTTTCCTGTCAGGATTTGCATttgggtttctgaaataa